ATTGCAGGCCCACGGCAGGCCGGGGGCCTCCCGGTGGAGGCGGAGCACGGCCCGTTCGATGCGGTCGGCGGACAGGCCCGCGGCGCCGAAGGACGCCAGGTGGCCGGTGCGCGCCAGGGCGATGACCAGCTCCTCCGAGGAGATGCCGCCCGCCATGGACCCCGCCATGTAGGGCTGCTCGGCCCCGTGGTGGCGAAGGAAGGCCGCCGACCCCAGTTGGCGGGTGGACACCGGTGGCGCGGCGGCGAGGACCTGCACTCCGCTGCCGGGCCGCGGGAGCCGGGAAGTGGCACCGACGCGTCCGTCGGCCCGGACCACGTAGCACGGCCGGTCTAGATCGCCGAGTACGTCGCGGACCCGCGCGGAACCGAACTGCACGCTCATGCCGTCACCCGCGTCCGGTGGTCGGAGTCGTCCTGGAGGGCGATGTTCTCCACGGCGTAGACACGGAGCCCGTCCCGCCAGACGCTGCCGTCGGCCCGCGCCACGAGGCGGCCGGCTTCCCGGCGGACGTCGCGGAGGTGCACCTCGGCCTGTACCTGCCGGTGGTGCGGCAGGATCTGTCCCCGGTAGGTCCACCGCAGTTCCGCGCCGGGGTGCGGGGTGAGCGCGTGCAGCCGGCCCTCGGTGATGGCGCCGGTGTGGAAGAGGAATGCCTTGACCATCTGGAAGAGCATCTCGACACCACAGGAGCCGGGCATGACGGGCTCGTGGAGGAAGTGCTGGGCGAAGTACCAGTCGTCCGCGCGAACGGGTTTGGTGCACAGCAGATAGCCGGCTCCGTGTGTTCCCCCGTCCGGTACGAGCTCGGCCGCGGCCCCGGCCAGGAAGTCGAGCCGCCCGCGCCCCGGCCGGGGGCCGCCGTCGAGATCGAGGACTCGGGCGGTGGCCGGCGGGGTCTCCCGGCGGTGCAGCCACGGCGGGACGAGCCGCCCCGCGTCCATGCCCTGCTGCTGCGCCAGGACCGGTTCGGTGAAGAAGCCGTGGACGGTCTGCCCACGGTAGAAGACCTCGTCGCCCAGCATGAGTTCGTACCCGTACCGCTGGAGCACCGCCCCCGGCAGAGGGGTGTGGGCGAGCAGCGTGGTGTGCTGGCGGACCGTGCGTCCGCGCAGGTCCACGGCTCGCAGCAGGCACGCCTGCCCTTCGAGGTTGCGGGTCGTGAGGTTTTCCCGTGGATGCTCCAGTCCGGCACCCGTCGCGGCTCCGGCGAACGCCGCCGCCTGGATGGACGTCTCCAGGTAGAACAGGTTGGGGGCCGTGCCCGCGTTCTCCTCGAGGTACCACGCGTCGTCCGGTACGTCGTACTCCGTGGTGTACGTCACCCCGGTCGGGTACTCGCCCTGACGGTAGGGGGCGGTCAGCATCCGGTCGACCATCAGCATGTCGCCCCGGGGCGGGCGCGGCCGGATCCGCTGGGACGACGTCCCGGACGGGCCGTAGGTGACGCCGAGATCACCTTCGGCGGCGTGCGCCAGATGCAGTTCGTGGGTGTACGTCGGCTCCCCGCCCGTGGTGTGCCGGAGCGTGTGCGCGGGCTCGCGGGGGCCGATGGCGGCGCCCGGTTCCTCCCGGAGCACCGTTCCCACACCGTGCAGGCGCGCCACGAGGTGCGAACCGTCGAGGACACGCACGTCCGCCACCACGTGGGGCCGGGGGACGAGGCCCACCGAGACGATGTCGGCCTCCAGGGTCAGTGGTCCGCCGAGCCGGGTGGTGTCCGGTACGTCGATGCCGGTCGCCTCGCCGTTCCACGGGTGGAAGCGCGGTGCGGGCAGGCACAGGTGAAGCCCGAGGCGCAGGGCGTGGACCTGGAGAGCCTGCCAGGCCGCTTCGAGGAGTGAGGGCCAACCGGCGCGGGCTCCCGGCCGGGTCGTGGCGGTCAGGTGCCCTTGCCGGTAGCGGCCGGCGCGGAGGCCGGAGAAGGTGACCTCGTCGAGGAGCCGGAAGCCCGCAGGTCCGGCCGGGGCCGGGCGGTCGCCCGGCAGCCCGAAGGACGGGCCGAAGACCTCGGCGGCGCGTCCGGCGGCCAGCAGGGCCAGATCCGACGCATCGACGTGAGGGCGGGTGGTACGGGCCAGCGGCCGGAACCGGCGTGGATACTCCGGCAGCGCCCGCCCCGGCTCTTGTGCCGTGGGCCCGGTGGTGCCCGCGGCTTCGGCGATCAATCGGCCCTCGTGGTGAACCGCCCAGGCGCAGGCCCCCGGAGCGGGCCCGGACCCGGTGGCCCGGGCCCGCAGTCCGGTGGTGTGCGGCGGCAGGTCGTGATGCCAGGTCACCGTGGTGCGGACCGCGGTCGGCACCTGCCCGGTGAGTTGCGTCAAGGCGGCCTCACCGGCTTCGAGGACGGCGAGCGGCCCCGGGAGAACGCTGTCCTCGGCCCGCGGGGGCAAGGGCCGGCTGGTGCCTTCGAGGATCCATTCCCCGAGCGCCTGGAGCATCACGTGGTGGGCGGTGCGGGCCAGTCGGGCGATCTCGTCGGTCAGGTCCGTGGTGTCACCGGGGCGGTGGGGGGTCGCCCGGGGCGGTGGAAGGAGGGGCGCGGGCGGGGCGGCGGGGACGTCCCGCCCTGCTTCGGGCCACCACGGGGTGACGAAGTGCGGGCCGTCGAATCCGAGGTCGTCCATGGTCCCTGCCTGCTCGGGGGAGTCGGGGAAGTCGCGGGGGATCGGCATCACGGGCTCACGGACTCAGCCGGTTCCGGAGCCGGCCACGCGGCTCTGTTCGCCAGTTCCGGCGCGACCACGATTCCCTTCAGGCCGTTCCAGCGCTGCAGGACATCCCCGTCGGGAGTGCAGGCGGTGACGGTGCAGGTGAGGTCCAGCGGATTGTGTTCCCTCAGCGCCGCGACGATGACGAAGGGTTCGTCGTCGGGCAGCGGCGCGAAGATCTCCACGTGTTCCACGGCGACCGGCAGACAGCGGTGCCCGGACAGCCGCCGCCCGAGGAGCGCCGCGGCCTGGAGCAGCAGATCGGCCAGGGCGGGGCTGTACAACGCGCCGGAGCAGGCCCCGCCGGCCAGCTCGGGGTCCCGGAGCCGGGCGAGGACGGTCAGTTGCGTGTCGTCCTCGGCCAAGGCCGGCCCGAGGCCCTGCAACAGGGGGCCGTGGAAGAGGAACCCCTCGTCGTAGGCGGGGTGACGGCGGCCCTCTCCGGCCCGGTAGGAGGGCAGCTGGAGCCGCCCCGGCGCGGGGAGGCCGTCGGCCGGTGAATGGAACACGCCTTCGTAGCGCGGCAGCGGCGCCGCCCCGCCGTCGTCATGGATCGTGACCCGGACGCCGGTGCCGCCCCGGCCGGCTTGCGGGCGCATCGTGATCCGTCCGCGGGACGGCCGGGTGTCGTCGAGGACGAGGCCCTTGCGGACGGCGAAGTCACGCACCTCCGTCACCGGCCGCCCCGGGCCTGTGCGTTCCACCGCGTTCAGGCACCAGCCGACGGCGGCGGTCATCGGGAGCACGGGACGCCCGTCGATGCTGTGGTGGTGCAGCACGGGCTCGGCGGCCAGGCCGTCGAGGTCGCGCAGCAGGTCCGCGCCCCGCGGGGGAAGCGGGGGCGCCTGGAAGGCCGATGCGGTGGGGCCCAGGACGGTCACCAGGTCGTCGCTGTGCCCGGCGGTCATCTGCTCGACGAAGTACGCGCTGCCTTCCTCCCGGCTCAGCAACGGGAGCCCCATCCGGAGGAAGAGCTCCTGGGCCTGTGCCGAGGCCATGCCCCCGCGCCAGGGGCCCCAGGCGAGCGCCGCGACCCGGCAGTCCGGGTGCCCGGCCTTCCAGGCGCAGGCGAACCGGTTGAGTGCCTCGTTGGCCATCGCGTAGTCCGTCTGGTGGCCGTTGCCGTAGACGCCGGCCACGGAGGTGAAGACGACGAGGTGGCGCAGCCGGCCGGCCGGAAGACAGGCCAGCACGTTGGTCAGCCCGGTGAGTTTGGCACCCACGACCCGCGCGACGTCCTGTGCGCTCTTGTCCCGCAAGGGCTGGTCGGCCAGGACGCCGGCACCGTGGATCACGCCGGTCACCCGCTCGGCGTAGGGCGCCAGCGCCGCACGGACCGCGGCGGCGTCCCCGACGTCCGCGGTGACGTAGGCCGCTTCGGCGCCGTGGGCATGGAGTGCGGCGAGGGTGGCGTGCATGTCCCGCTGCTGGTCCAGGTGCCGGGCCTGCGCGTCCAGGGACGCGCGGACGCGGGGGTCGTCGGGGTCGTGGCCCTCGGCCCGGGCCCGCTCGGCGCAGGCGTCGCGCAGCGCCGGTGCGCTGTCGAGCCCGGCCGCCCAGTCGGGGAGGTCCTCCAACGGCGTACGGCCCAGCAGGAGGAAGCCGCACGGGTGGTGGGCCGCGAGAGCGGTGAGGCACCACGAGGTGATGCCGCGCGCTCCGCCGGTGACCAGCAGGAGATCGTGGGGCTCGGGGGCGGTGGGGACGGGCATGGCGGGCAGGAGGGCGGAGGGGGTGCCGGACACGGTGAGGGCCTGCCGTGTGGTGCCGTCCCACGCGATCTCGCGCAGGGCGGCGGCATCGGTGAGCTCGCGGAGGAACCGGCCGGCCACCGCGGGGACGGCCAGGTCGGGAGCGAAGTCCAGCGCGCGGCAGAACAGGTCCGGTTCCTCCACGGCGAGGGCTTTGACCAGGCCGCCCAGTCCGCCGGTCAGGGCCCGGGGCAGATCACCGCCGGAGCCGGCCAGGCCCAGGGCACCGTCCATCTGGGTGACGGTCACGAAACCCGCCCGGTGCCCGGCGGCCGCGGTGTCCTTGAGGGCGGGGGAGAGGTGTTTGGCGACGAGGACGGCGTGGCTCAGCCGGGTGATCGCCGCAGCGGTGTCCAAGCGATCGCCGCGGCCCACGGGCAGCACGCACAGGTCCAGCCGCTCGACCGATGCCAGCACGTCGCCGATCCGCTCGCTCAGCGTCTCCTCCTGCCAGTCGTCGAGGGCCCACCGGTCCCGGTCCGCACCGGGTGCGCCGAGTCCGGGCAGGGAGAGCTGACGGATGTGCCAGCCCTGTTCGTCGAGGGCCAGTGCGAGGCCGGTGGCCAGTGCGCTGCCGTCGTCCAGCAACAGCGCCGTGGGGTGCGGCCCGTAGGCGTCGGCGAGGGCGTCGGCCTCCGGCAACGGGCTGAGAGTCACGAACGCACGGCCCAGCGGCACCTGTGTGACGGTGCTCTCGTGTGCGGCGCTCGGGACGGCGATCTCCGTCAGGAGGAGGGTGAGTTCACGGACGGTACGGGCCTGGGCGAACCGGTAGATCTCCTCACGCGGCAGGAACGGGTAGCGGCGCCATGCCTCGGCGGCGATCTCCACCTGCTTGAGGGAGTCGATGCCCAGATCGGTCTGGATGTCCAGGTCGGGCTCCACCATGTCGAAGGTGTACCCCGTCTTCTCGGCGACGAGTTGACGCAGGACCCGCTCGATGTCCGCCGGCGCCATGGGATGCGCGGCGGTGTCCGGCGGAGCCGCCTCCCGGGAGGCGCTGTCCGGTGGATCGTCCTGTGCCGTCCCGGGCGTGGCGGGGCCGCCGACGGCGGGGCGGGGAGCGGGTACGACCATGGCGTGCGGAGGGTGGGTGCCGCCGGGCACGTCTGCGGCCGGCGCGTGGGTGCTGTCCGGCCGAGGTCCGCCGGGGGACGCGCTCGTGCTCTCCGCGTCCGTCGGACCGGTCGCCGGGGTGGCCCCCTGCCGCAGGCGGGCGAATTCGAGCATGATCTCGTGGGTGCGGATGTGGGCCTGGCTCAGGGCGACGCTGTGGTCCCTGACGGCCTCGACCCGGGAGAGCAGGGCGGGATCCGCCTCGTCCTCGGTCCGGTGGTGCAGCAGGTCGGCCAGTTGGCGGGCGGTGTGCAGCTGACTCTCCATGTACTGGGCATGGAGGCCGAGTTGCTCGGTCGCGGCGCGCGCCAGGGCGTCGTCCGCCCGGTCCGGGGGCGTCACCTCCGCTGCGGGCGCGGGTGGGGGAGCCGGGACCGCGGATGCGCACCGGTAGCCATTGGCCAGTTCGGCCTCGTACTGCGGCCGGCAGGCCTCCACCGCGAAGGCGTGGCCTTCCAGCAGGCGTGCCACGGCGGACGGCTCGGGGCGCCGTGGCGGGGCGGGGGCGTCGTAGCGGTCGATGCCGGCGATCTCCACGCCCAGCACCGCCAGCCGCAGGGCGGCGTTCTTGAGAGCCGCCGCGCTGTCGGCGTCCGGCCCGAGGTCGGTGGGGACGGCCTCCACCTCCTCCTCGCCGAGGGTGCGCAGCACCAGCCGCGACAGGACCTGCTTCGGACCGAACTCCACGAAGACCCGGAAGCCTTCGGCGTGCAGCTGCCGTACCCGGCCCGCGAAGTCCACCGGGTGCAGGAGCTGCTCGGCGAGGGTGCGCCGGTTGGCCGCTGTGTCGCTGCCGTAGGTCGCGCCGGGGGTGTTCGCGAGGACCGGCGTCGAGGGAGGGCACAGGCCCACGTCGGCGACGGCCTCGGCGAAGTCCTCCGCGGCGTGCTGGACCAGCGGGGTGTGGAACGCCGCGGCGACCGCCAGCCGGTGAACCGCGACCCCGTCCGCGGCGCACTCCGCGGCGAATCGGTCGACGGCCGCGGTCGGGCCGCCGACGACCAGCTCGTCCGGCGCGTTCAGGTTGCACAGCGTCAGCTCGGGATGCCCGGCGGCCCTTCCCTCCCAGGTGTCCACGGACATGCGTACCGCGGCCATGGCCCCGGGGTCGTGGCCGTCGACGGCCGGTGGCTCCATCGCCTGCCCGCGCTTGCGCGTGAGCATCAGACAGGCCTCGTCGGTGAGGCTCCGGGCGGCCCACAGCGCGGTGAGTTCGCCGCAACTGTGACCCAGCAGTGCCTGCGGAGCGAACCCCAGCTCGGACAGGAAGCGGTACTGGCCCATCGCCAGTGCGCCGATGGCGGGCTGGGCGTAGCAGGTGCGCCGCAGTCTCCTCGCGCTCTCGTGTGCCTCGTGCCGCCCCGGCACGGGATAGACCACCTGGGCGAGGGAATCCTCCTCGCCCGGCCACAGTGCGTTGGCCTCGTCGAAGGCGTCGCGCACCGGGGGGACGCACAGCAGGGCGTCGAGGCCCATGTTCACGTACTGGCTGCCCTGACCGGCGAAGAGGGCTGCCACTTTCGTACCGGCCGGCAGAGCGGCACGCCGGTAGTGGGCGCGGCCGGACAGGCTCCAGCTCCGCGCGTCGCGGTCGGCCCCGAGCCGGTCGATGGCCTCGGCCGTCAGTGCCGAGCGGGCCTCGTCGTCGGTGGCGAGGATCCCCAGGCGGGCGTGGTGGGCGGGGATCGGACCACTCGGCTCCGGATCGGCCCCTGCCCTCAGCCGCTCCAGCAGGGCGCCGGGGTCCGGGGCATGCCAGAGGTAGGTCTTCGGGGTGCCGTGCAGGGTTCGCGCGTGTGCGTCGGAGGGCCGGTGCTCCTCCAGGACGGCATGGAAGTTCACCCCGCCGAAGCCGAAGGCGGACACCCCGCCGCGGCGGACCGGGCGCCCCGGGTCGCGCACCCACGGCCGTGCCCGGGTGTTGAGGTAGAGGGCGCCGCTCCCGGCCGCCTTCTCGTTGGGCTCGTCGACATTGATGGTGGGCGGCAGCAGCTTGTGGTGCAGCGCCAGGGCCGTCTTGATGAGCCCCGCCGCGCCGGCGGCCGCCTTGGTGTGACCGATCTGGGACTTGACGCTGCCGATCGCCACCCGCCCGCCCCCGTCGCCGGAGCCGTCCAGGAACGTGCTGAGGGCCGCCAGTTCGGTGGTGTCCCCCACCGTGGTCCCGGTGCCGTGGGCCTCGATGAGCTCGACGGATCCGACCGGCGCGTCGGCATCGGTGTAGGCGCGCCGCAACGCCTCCAACTGTCCTTCGCCGCAGGGAGCGTAGATGCTTTTGGTCCGCCCGTCACTGGAGCTGCCCAGCCCGCGCAGTACGGCGTAGACACGGTCGCCGTCGCGCTCGGCGTCCGCCAGGCGCTTGAGCGCCAGCATGCCGATCCCCTCGCCGAGCAGGGTGCCGTCCGCGGACCGGTCGAAAGGCTTGACGCGCCCGCTCGGTGACAGGGCGGGTGTCTTGCTGAAAAACATGAAGGCCAGAAGGGAATTGTCCGCGTCGCACCCACCCGTGATCATCAGATCGGCGCGGTGCTCCACGAGCTCGCCGACGGCCATGCGCACGGCCGCCAGGGAACTCGCGCACGCAGCGTCCACGGTGCAATTGGCCGCCCCGAGATCGAACCGGTTGGCGATGCGCCCGGCGACGACATTGCCGAGACTCCCGGGAAAGCTCTGCTCGGTCCACGGGGGCGAGGCCGCTTTGAACTTGCGGACGATCTCGTCGGCGTCCCGTTCCGACAGCCCGCAGCTCAAGGCCGATTCCCTGACCATCGGGGCGTAGAGGCGGGCGACCAGTGGCCCGACCGTGCTGCTCTGGCCGCACACGCCGAGAATGACACCGGTACGCGCCGGGTCGTACCAATCGGCCCCCTCGCACCGGGCGTCCTTGAGGACCTCGCTCGCTACCCGCAGGCTCAGCAACTGGATCAGTCCGATGGAATCCAAGGTCGCGGGCGGCATGGAGAATTCGACCGGATCGAAGACCGTCGGCGGCAGAAAGCCACCACGGCGGGCATACGTCTTGTCCTCGGCGAACATATCCGGGTCGTAGTGGTCCGCGACCCGCCACGCCGCTCGCTCCGGTACGTCCGTGATGCAGTCCCGACCGGACACCACGTTGGACCAGAACGCACGCACGTCATGCGCCTGCGGAAACATTCCGGCGACGCCGACGATGGCGATCGGATTTCTGGCCAGTCGGAATTCAACTGCATCCAGCATACGAACCTCATTATTATCGGACAGGGGGGACGGGCGTCGAAAATGGGCGCAGCCATGTACGCGGCACGCACCGGTACGGTGACAGCCGGATGCTCCGGTGGGAGTGCCTCAGAATGCCACAGGAGATATTCGCCGCCTCGGTAGAACGTGCGGGTTTTTCTTCGGTTGCCGACGCTCCTCGTGTGAAGCATGGAATATCTCGCCCGCCCGGTAAACAGCACCGTCGGTGAATCACCCGTTCGGGAAAGGTGTCGCCCCGAGCCGGCGGAGATGCCGACGCACGGTGCGGGAGGGGAGGCGCCCGCATTCCGGGGGAGGTGCTGTGAAAGGCTGCGCCAGGACGCCCGGCGGTCAGGTCGCCGGGCCGGAAAAGGTCAGGACATCGAACGCAGTGAAGACGCCGGATCATTCGGGCTGGGGATCTGCCCCCGCCACCCACCGCGAGGCGATCGCGACGGAGACCGCCGGGTTCGTGGACGTGGTCAAGGGCGCGAGCCCGGCGACCCCTGTCCCCAGCTGCCCGGGGTGGACGCTCCTCGACCTCGTCAAGCACACCGGCAGTGTCCAACGCTGGTTCTCGGCCCTCCTGCGCCAACGCGTTCAGGAACCGCCGCGGAGCCGCGATGTGGAACTGCGACTGCCCGCGCGGGAGGACGGCTACGCCGACTGGCTGGCGGCGAGCGCGGCCGAGGCCGCGAGCACCTTCGCGACCGTCGACCCGGACGCCCCGATGTGGGCATGGGGCGCCGATCAGCATGCCCGGTTCTGGGTACGGCGGATGCTGTTCGAGACGCTGATGCACCGCGTCGACGCGGAACTCGCTCTCGGCCTCCATCCCGTGGTCGACCGTGACCTCGCGACCGACGGTGTGGACGAATTCCTCGTCAATCTGCCCTTCGCCGCGTTCTTCGCCCCCGCAGTGGACAACCTGCGGGGCCATGGCGAAACCCTTCGCTTCCGATGCGCCGACACGAGCGGCGACTGGCTGGTCCACCTCCGCCCCGACGGATTCGACGTCGAGCCGAAGCGCGGGCACACGGAGACGACCACGTCGGCCGACGTGGAGATTCACGCGGCTGCCGCGGATCTGCTGCTGCTCGTGTACGGCCGGCTCGACCGTGGCTCGGACGCCTTCGACGTGCGGGGGAACGAGGACCTGCTGACGCGCTGGTTCACCAACTCCGCGTTCTGAGAGCCGGACTGACTGACCGAACCGACTGATAGGAACAACAGGAAAAGGGAACGTCCCTCGTACGGGTGACACTGCGGATGCGGTTAACGGTCTACGGGAATCATCAGTTCAGCCTCACGACGGCGGGGTGCAGGCCGGGGTGACAGCCGAAGGACGATGGGGGCGCGCCGATGACGACGAACGATTCCACGACAGGACCGCTCCCCGCCCACGACTGGGCAGTCGACGACCTGCCGGCCCTGGACTTCGACCCGTTCATGACCCACTTGCTGCACCACGAGCCGATCACCCGGATCAGGCTGCCCTACGGTGAGGGCCACGCCTGGCTCGTCACCCGCTACGAGGACGTCAAACTCGTGACCTCCGACGCCCGCTTCAGCCGGCAGGCACTGATCGGCCGGTCCGTCACCAGGCTGTCCCCGCACACCATCCCTCAGGACGAGGCCGTCGGCTTCGCCGATCCGCCCCGCCACGCCCAGCTGCGCAAAGCCGTCGCCCGGGCCTTCTCCACCCGCAGTATGGAGCGGCTCCGGCCCTTCGTGCAGCGGACGGCCGACGAACTGCTCGACGACATGGAGCGGCACGGCAGCCCGGCGGACCTGATGCAGCAGCTCAACGGCCCCCTGCCGTTGACGGTGATCAGCAAGGTGATGGGCGTGCCCCCCTCCGACCGGCCCCGCATGGCGCACTGGACGGGCATGCTCCTGACGGCGGCGTTCACACGGGAGCAGAGCGAGGCGGCCAAGGCCGAAATCCGCGAGTACTTCGCCGCGCTCCTTCGGCGCCGGCGCGCCGAACCGCGAGAAGACCTGGCCGGCGACCTGGCCGCGGCGGTGGCGAGCGGCGAACTCAGCGAGGCGGAGGCCATCGCCCTGGCCGTGCTGATCCAGATCAGCGCCACCCACGCCGTCCGCAACAACAGCGCCAACATGGTCTACGCCCTGCTCACCGAGCCCGGCCTGGCGGCCAGGCTGCGGGCCGAGCCGGCGGTCCTGCCGCAGGCTCTCGAGGAGCTCCTGCGCTGGGTCCCGCACCGCCGTGGCGTGGGCATCGGCCGCATCGCCACCGAGGACGTGGAGGTCGGTGGCACCGTCATCGCCGCGGGCGAGGTGGTGTACGCCTCCTACCTCACCGCCAACCGCGACCCGTCCGTCTTCGAGCGCCCGGACGAGCTCGACATCGACCGGCCGCGCGTCCCCCACCTCTCCTTCGGGCACGGGCCCCATTTCTGCCTGGCCTCGATGCTCGCCCGACTGGAGTCCGAGATCATGCTCTC
The window above is part of the Streptomyces syringium genome. Proteins encoded here:
- a CDS encoding maleylpyruvate isomerase family mycothiol-dependent enzyme, translated to MKTPDHSGWGSAPATHREAIATETAGFVDVVKGASPATPVPSCPGWTLLDLVKHTGSVQRWFSALLRQRVQEPPRSRDVELRLPAREDGYADWLAASAAEAASTFATVDPDAPMWAWGADQHARFWVRRMLFETLMHRVDAELALGLHPVVDRDLATDGVDEFLVNLPFAAFFAPAVDNLRGHGETLRFRCADTSGDWLVHLRPDGFDVEPKRGHTETTTSADVEIHAAAADLLLLVYGRLDRGSDAFDVRGNEDLLTRWFTNSAF
- a CDS encoding cytochrome P450, with amino-acid sequence MTTNDSTTGPLPAHDWAVDDLPALDFDPFMTHLLHHEPITRIRLPYGEGHAWLVTRYEDVKLVTSDARFSRQALIGRSVTRLSPHTIPQDEAVGFADPPRHAQLRKAVARAFSTRSMERLRPFVQRTADELLDDMERHGSPADLMQQLNGPLPLTVISKVMGVPPSDRPRMAHWTGMLLTAAFTREQSEAAKAEIREYFAALLRRRRAEPREDLAGDLAAAVASGELSEAEAIALAVLIQISATHAVRNNSANMVYALLTEPGLAARLRAEPAVLPQALEELLRWVPHRRGVGIGRIATEDVEVGGTVIAAGEVVYASYLTANRDPSVFERPDELDIDRPRVPHLSFGHGPHFCLASMLARLESEIMLSGLLTRFPDLRLAVPAKEIAWQRAALIRGPETLPVAW
- a CDS encoding type I polyketide synthase produces the protein MLDAVEFRLARNPIAIVGVAGMFPQAHDVRAFWSNVVSGRDCITDVPERAAWRVADHYDPDMFAEDKTYARRGGFLPPTVFDPVEFSMPPATLDSIGLIQLLSLRVASEVLKDARCEGADWYDPARTGVILGVCGQSSTVGPLVARLYAPMVRESALSCGLSERDADEIVRKFKAASPPWTEQSFPGSLGNVVAGRIANRFDLGAANCTVDAACASSLAAVRMAVGELVEHRADLMITGGCDADNSLLAFMFFSKTPALSPSGRVKPFDRSADGTLLGEGIGMLALKRLADAERDGDRVYAVLRGLGSSSDGRTKSIYAPCGEGQLEALRRAYTDADAPVGSVELIEAHGTGTTVGDTTELAALSTFLDGSGDGGGRVAIGSVKSQIGHTKAAAGAAGLIKTALALHHKLLPPTINVDEPNEKAAGSGALYLNTRARPWVRDPGRPVRRGGVSAFGFGGVNFHAVLEEHRPSDAHARTLHGTPKTYLWHAPDPGALLERLRAGADPEPSGPIPAHHARLGILATDDEARSALTAEAIDRLGADRDARSWSLSGRAHYRRAALPAGTKVAALFAGQGSQYVNMGLDALLCVPPVRDAFDEANALWPGEEDSLAQVVYPVPGRHEAHESARRLRRTCYAQPAIGALAMGQYRFLSELGFAPQALLGHSCGELTALWAARSLTDEACLMLTRKRGQAMEPPAVDGHDPGAMAAVRMSVDTWEGRAAGHPELTLCNLNAPDELVVGGPTAAVDRFAAECAADGVAVHRLAVAAAFHTPLVQHAAEDFAEAVADVGLCPPSTPVLANTPGATYGSDTAANRRTLAEQLLHPVDFAGRVRQLHAEGFRVFVEFGPKQVLSRLVLRTLGEEEVEAVPTDLGPDADSAAALKNAALRLAVLGVEIAGIDRYDAPAPPRRPEPSAVARLLEGHAFAVEACRPQYEAELANGYRCASAVPAPPPAPAAEVTPPDRADDALARAATEQLGLHAQYMESQLHTARQLADLLHHRTEDEADPALLSRVEAVRDHSVALSQAHIRTHEIMLEFARLRQGATPATGPTDAESTSASPGGPRPDSTHAPAADVPGGTHPPHAMVVPAPRPAVGGPATPGTAQDDPPDSASREAAPPDTAAHPMAPADIERVLRQLVAEKTGYTFDMVEPDLDIQTDLGIDSLKQVEIAAEAWRRYPFLPREEIYRFAQARTVRELTLLLTEIAVPSAAHESTVTQVPLGRAFVTLSPLPEADALADAYGPHPTALLLDDGSALATGLALALDEQGWHIRQLSLPGLGAPGADRDRWALDDWQEETLSERIGDVLASVERLDLCVLPVGRGDRLDTAAAITRLSHAVLVAKHLSPALKDTAAAGHRAGFVTVTQMDGALGLAGSGGDLPRALTGGLGGLVKALAVEEPDLFCRALDFAPDLAVPAVAGRFLRELTDAAALREIAWDGTTRQALTVSGTPSALLPAMPVPTAPEPHDLLLVTGGARGITSWCLTALAAHHPCGFLLLGRTPLEDLPDWAAGLDSAPALRDACAERARAEGHDPDDPRVRASLDAQARHLDQQRDMHATLAALHAHGAEAAYVTADVGDAAAVRAALAPYAERVTGVIHGAGVLADQPLRDKSAQDVARVVGAKLTGLTNVLACLPAGRLRHLVVFTSVAGVYGNGHQTDYAMANEALNRFACAWKAGHPDCRVAALAWGPWRGGMASAQAQELFLRMGLPLLSREEGSAYFVEQMTAGHSDDLVTVLGPTASAFQAPPLPPRGADLLRDLDGLAAEPVLHHHSIDGRPVLPMTAAVGWCLNAVERTGPGRPVTEVRDFAVRKGLVLDDTRPSRGRITMRPQAGRGGTGVRVTIHDDGGAAPLPRYEGVFHSPADGLPAPGRLQLPSYRAGEGRRHPAYDEGFLFHGPLLQGLGPALAEDDTQLTVLARLRDPELAGGACSGALYSPALADLLLQAAALLGRRLSGHRCLPVAVEHVEIFAPLPDDEPFVIVAALREHNPLDLTCTVTACTPDGDVLQRWNGLKGIVVAPELANRAAWPAPEPAESVSP
- a CDS encoding 3-hydroxyacyl-ACP dehydratase; translated protein: MPIPRDFPDSPEQAGTMDDLGFDGPHFVTPWWPEAGRDVPAAPPAPLLPPPRATPHRPGDTTDLTDEIARLARTAHHVMLQALGEWILEGTSRPLPPRAEDSVLPGPLAVLEAGEAALTQLTGQVPTAVRTTVTWHHDLPPHTTGLRARATGSGPAPGACAWAVHHEGRLIAEAAGTTGPTAQEPGRALPEYPRRFRPLARTTRPHVDASDLALLAAGRAAEVFGPSFGLPGDRPAPAGPAGFRLLDEVTFSGLRAGRYRQGHLTATTRPGARAGWPSLLEAAWQALQVHALRLGLHLCLPAPRFHPWNGEATGIDVPDTTRLGGPLTLEADIVSVGLVPRPHVVADVRVLDGSHLVARLHGVGTVLREEPGAAIGPREPAHTLRHTTGGEPTYTHELHLAHAAEGDLGVTYGPSGTSSQRIRPRPPRGDMLMVDRMLTAPYRQGEYPTGVTYTTEYDVPDDAWYLEENAGTAPNLFYLETSIQAAAFAGAATGAGLEHPRENLTTRNLEGQACLLRAVDLRGRTVRQHTTLLAHTPLPGAVLQRYGYELMLGDEVFYRGQTVHGFFTEPVLAQQQGMDAGRLVPPWLHRRETPPATARVLDLDGGPRPGRGRLDFLAGAAAELVPDGGTHGAGYLLCTKPVRADDWYFAQHFLHEPVMPGSCGVEMLFQMVKAFLFHTGAITEGRLHALTPHPGAELRWTYRGQILPHHRQVQAEVHLRDVRREAGRLVARADGSVWRDGLRVYAVENIALQDDSDHRTRVTA